Part of the Ictalurus punctatus breed USDA103 chromosome 9, Coco_2.0, whole genome shotgun sequence genome is shown below.
CCAGTCAGTCAGGTTGACACTAGCCAACCgtgagcatctgtgagctcatgtatgcggaagagggcagtcAGCGTTCTCCTTGGAATCTATTCAGCTGCCCTGTTCCTTAGCATGAGCAGCAGGTTGAAACGTTGCTGTGACTTCAGGTATCTCGGAGCAAGTATGTGCTAgtcttcaccctccctggttggtagctttCATATGATAAGGGAGAGCTAGCTAgagggtgggaattggcaaataATCAAaattccaataaataaataaaaagaactaGATGTTTTGTGCAATCTCTCTAAAGGTTTCTTTGTTCAAATAGCTTTGAGTCCAAAGGGAAAATGCAAATGcctcattttgtatttttttgctttgtttgttttttgtttgtttcttgaccACACCAGTCCGTGCTCTAGAGAAAGCCAAGGGGAACACACAGCTGCAGGCCAGCTACTCATCAGACAGCAGCTTGTACACCAACCCTAAAGGCAGTGCTGTGTCAGCCTTCGACGGTGGTTCTGATTCCAGCTCCGAGTCTGAGCCCGAGGAGCCACCCACCAGGAAGAAGCTGCGCGCTGAGCCCAGCTAGACGCATCCATCCTGCCTGTCAGACTCTCTCCTCCATCCTCGCCCCCTTCTGTCTCACCCTCCCACAACCTgttcctccctctctttttctcctgtGTGTTCCGAAACCTGGGGAGTGTCTTGAGAATGGCCTGAAAAGTTTCAGCCTTTCATCTTGCAACACGGATGCCACTTTGTGCGTGGATCAAGCAAAGCTTCGTTTCCCTCCCAGgcgtggcagcttggcagtttTAAGACTGCGATATTTTTCAGCCTCTTCAAGTAGTCATGCAGCAAGTAATATAAGGCAACAAAGCATTATGTTTCCCAAATGAGCTATGAGATAGTAAGAGGGAAAAAATAggtgtttaataaacaaataatttacaTTTGTAATATTTCTAATTTTCCATGAGATATACAATGGTGCTTTTTAAAGGAACACAAGGGTATGTTGGCTGTATGATGCTGGTATATGGAAGACTGGTGTTCTCCCCTTTTTTTGTCAAAGATCTGTTGctgaatttgtttatttaatggaATGTAGAGGCTGTATTTTgttaatgtgttgtttttgcCTGAGATTATAAGTGGAAGTAGCTGGCCTCGACTTTTCCATTTCCAGACTTCATAGTTGTGGAACTTGGATTTTTAATCTGCTTCGCCAAAAGAGGACAACTTTTTAATACAGGTAAACTTCCCTCCAGAAGTTGAATGTTACCGTGTAGTTCAAAAGCAGTTTTTTGATTACATGTAAGTTTGTCCATTTCAGTATTTAGTATGTGGCACTGTATACTCTTAAATGTAATTGTCTTGATGGAATAACCTTCCCCCGTGAACTTGCCTGCCTAGGGaatattttggtttcatttgaaaGAGTGTGTATGAAATATTGTGCTTTTATTCCATTCCATGGAAATTACAGGTATGTTGTACATACTGCCAACAGTTGTCTTGCAAGTTGAGGCATACCTTTACTATGAGACTccaaataaaactattttatcTTTGACCTTATCAGGTGTGATTGAACTCTCACCCCCCACCAGTACAAAGTGTTTACCTTCCAGTTCTGGATTATGCATGATGACGCATAGTTTGGATGAGAGTACTGCGAAAATCAAACATTGTACATAGTACACAAATTTAGATTGTGAGATATTAAGGCATCAACACCgcgcaaccccccccccccccccccccccccaacatcaTTGCAGTCCCAGCTGTAAAGTGCACTAATATTTTATCTCAGGTAAATGGCAGCCAGACACTCAAGTGATTTTGCAGAAGCCCTTGGAGCCAGATTCTGATTATGTGGTTGAATTGTGATTCTTGAAATGTTATACTTGCATCCACAGCATTGGCTAGTAATGGCAAATTGTTAATCGAATGTCTTTTGTTAATTGTAGGTTGTTTATATAATGTACATTTGGTAAACTGTTGTCTTTGTCTTTTTATGTCCATTTAAAAAGACCTACACTTTTTACTTTTGTTGACATGTTTGGTGGGGTTAATGAAAATTTCAGTGATTTAATGTGCAGTGTTTCGGGTGCCTGAGTAGCTCAGTGgcctctctcaccccctcttttgtactttttccacattttgtaatgttaaAAGCAGGCCAaaatgaaatggacttaattggtGTTATTGATCATGAATCAGCTCAAAAGAGGTGAACGTATTGATCTGGGGGAAATCAATATAgtttacacacatttaattttttttttgtttgtatgttttttttgtttttgtttttttaaaaacaaaggcTGTAATTGCATGGCCCTACTGTAAGTGCATGGTGCTGGGTTGAGTCCACCAACTGAAAACTGTACAGCGTCTTGTGGCCAGAAACTGACACTCATGAAATCACACTGAAGATGATTGTTGCAAATGGTACATTGACCTTTTTTTCTAAGTTTCTAACTGTATACCCATGTCTAAAAATGGGGCAGTGCTGTGTTTTAAATTCTGAGGAAGGTCATGCGTTCCACTAATAATAACTATTAGGTGCTCCCTTTCTGTCGATGGATAGCTGTTATTTGGTTTAATGCAGGTTGATACGGTGGACTGGTCATGATCTCACCATGGCCTGTCACAAGGCATCAATATTTCTAGTGGTTGCTACCACTAATGATACTGTATGATTTTTAAGATACTGGTTGTTACAAATGCAAGTGTTTAGTGGACTTTGCATTTATAGATTAGATAGCCATAATGCAAGGAATAGAGAAAATATTTTTGACAGATTGATAGGGATTTTTCATAAGCTTTAGCATACTTGTTACATTTTTTCCTGGCAGCTGAATACTtcttagtacctaccaaaagtggtccaaggaaggacaacggGCCATGGTTGCATCATTGATGCCAGTGTGATACTCTGGAGGCAATTGTCtcctgggaaaccttgggtcctggcattcatgtggatgttactttgacacgtaccacctacctaaacattattGCATACCCAGTACACCCGTTCATGGCAACAATATTCCCTAATGgtagtggcctctttcagtaTAATGCGCCCTGAAACACTTGAGGAACAtgaagagttcaaggtgttgacttgacctccaaattccccagatttcaatctgatcgagcatctatggaatgtgctggacaaacaagtccgatgaATGGAGatcccacctcgcaacttacaggacttaatgGATCTGCTGCTACACATcaggtgccagataccacagcacaccttcagaggtcttgtctAGTCCATGCCTTGAAGCACGaagagtcagagctgttttggcagcacaggGAAAGAGGGACTTACACATTATCAGACAGGTAGTTTTAAAGTGATGGctgatacatacatatacacactttatatatatatatatatatatatatatatatatatatacacacacacacacacacacacacacacagaggtcacaATTTTCTATATCGctccataaatataaaaacatcatatgagcaaagaaggctgtgaaaaattgttgtttaaccttctgatcttttgttttcacaaagattcataaaaatactcaaacaattgcaaacaatacacaggtttatccaaaaaaatattaatctttggtaaatataggtgtgcaacaattattttagtGAATACTTTGTGCTACAAGTGGGGCTCAGATGgcagagcgggttgtccactaatcacagggttggtggttcaatccTTGGCCCACATATCTCCACATGCCAatgtgtccttgggcaagacactgaatcccaagttgctcccaatggccttgcatggcagcattggtgtgtgagtgtgtgtgaatgggtgaatgagaaacagtgtaaagcgctttgtacaccactaaggttaaagggtgctatataagtgcagaccatttaccatttacctccctttgccaagataacagctctgagtcttctcctttAATGCTTGATGACATTGGAGAATAGAGATCTGAAACCACTCCTCCATACaggatctctccagatccttcacattttgaggtccatgctggtggactctcctcttcagttcaccccagaggttttctatgggtttcaggtcagggaaaagggatggccatggcaggaccttgattttatggtcagtaaaccatttttgtgttgattctgatgtgtgttttggatcattgtcctgctggaagatccaaccacggcccatttgaagctttctggcagaagcAGTCTCATTTAATATCTcctgatatttgatagagtacatgatgccatgtatcctaacaaaatggtTAGGATTTTGTTATCaagtcctttttttcccctttgtttttctgccaggtcctctggcagaaaaataaccccaaaacattaaaacgccaccaccatatttaaccgtgggcatgaggtacttttccatatggctacctctctgtgtgccaaaaccacctctggtgtttattgcccaAAAGCTCaaagtagcacaaagtactgacttaAAGGGTGGCGCAcgcatattttaaaaagttatatatatgtatatgtaaacctgtgttgtatttgcagttgtttgatatccagagtatttttgtgaattttttaaacaaatgatcaaaatcTTAAACACTAAAGACagttttttcacagccttctttgctcatgtttaccaagggggccaatattactggagggcactgtgtgtgtgtgtgtgtgtgtgtgtgtgtgtgtgtgtgtgtgtgtgtgtgtgtatgtatgtatgtatgtatgtatgtatgtctgtgtgtgtgtgtgtatgtatatgtatgtgtatatatgtatatgtatgtatgtatgtatgtgtgtatatatatatatatatatatacacaaacacataattATAGTGtcagttgtaaaaaaaaaaataaagattatttttaaagtttataCCAAGATtcatttgcctttttttttttttttttttttgactatccTACTGAAAAATCCAGCTATGTTTACACTGCACCGTATAACATTTTATTAACGCatttctgacactgccagaagTTTGTTGTCAGCTGTCCTGGGTCATTGAGCATGAAATTATATGTTCTAAGACaactcatctcatctcattctTTACAATGTGCAATCTTTGCCTCTGACAGCAAAACTAGTCCGAACATATCATACGGTATAAAGCTGACTTTACTTTGATCAGCTACCATCTGCTAAAACACAGGCTGAGCTGGTTAAACTGGTGAACAATCTTTACCAACTGGTAAGTGCTTCTAGACAGGAAGCTGTAATAAGGATGCTGAAGAAATAATTTACCATCAAGTAAAGATGGTCTACAAGTTTGACCAGTTTGGAGTATGTTTAGATAGCTGGTAGATGATAAAGCTAAAATAGATTTTTCAGTAGGATTATGATGCTTGGCTTCAGAATAGTCCACTGTACATTGGTCTTTATGCATGCAGCACATTACTCTACTGTTCATATTATAAACTGCTTACTCAACCAAACTTCATGGCATTTTGTCATTTGCAATGACGAactgtgccccccccccccccccccccagctaaccattacaaaccattacagTTATTGGTCCTTAGTGggatccactagacataacatgcttCCAACAGAATTCAACAAATTCAGTAGAGACCCACTAGGGACCATTAgactttccattaaaaccaatactagtcccattataaccattacaaattctattaggctttttattattgttgttgtttttcagcaaaaaaattaCCAGGAAAAAAGGAGAACTAACCATGTCCTTATCTACATATCAGTAATGCCTATTGAAGACTATActtcaaatgtttacataattTAGCATAGCTTATCTTTTCCAACGCAGCTATTCGTTTTAAACTGAAGGCTGTTTGACCAGATTCACAGCTTTATCTGGATGTAGCAAGATTATGACATGGGTTTGGCCGTGAAAAAGGAATGATAAAAGGTGATGATATGAATAAAAGTATGAAAGTATTGAGGACACTAGGGCAGACGGCTCATGGCTGCTCTGAGGCTGAGGAGAGAAAACTAGTGAAAAGAGGAGAGGCGCTTTTCCTTCCTCTCGGATATTTGTAGGAGTGAGGCTTCGCTTAATTACAGGAAATATGTCAGAATACGACacttgagactttttttttttttttaatcgacaAGCACTTTGTTAGGAACTTGCTCCACGCCATGGCGAAGCAATACGACGTCCTTTTCAGGCTTCTTCTTTTAGGAGACTCCGGTGTGGGGAAAACATGTTTGTTGTGCCGGCTCACGGATAACGAGTTTCTTTCGCCACACATTTCCACTATTGGTAAGCATTGGAATATTGATACACAGGGTGAATGTTGGCTAACTTAATCATTGTTACCtgacattattattagtgtGTAAACTAATATGAAATTGATGTAAATAACTCGTGTTTGTGAACTCGCACATTAAGCCGAACTGTTCCAGGTCGAATAAAAGCAGTTTAGATGTCCAGAAAAGTTCAAATCACTTGACTCTCCAGTGGCCCCTACTGGTCGTGTTGGGGTAAAACAACTAGAATATTCGAAGTATGAAATGAGTGCTGATCTTCCATGCTGGATCTGACCAGCTGTCAAGATGCTCAAGTATTGCTAGAAaggaaacactgaaacacagctACTTAAGTAGACTTTGTTGGGAAGAcaataacacaacagcaaaGTGTTTAATGGTCTGGTTGGTTAATTAatagaaaaaagcaaaaatggtCTACTGTTTTGAGCAGCTCAGCCTatgttttggcagctggtagTTGGTCAGATTAAGAtggatatttttttctccagttgGTTTAATCTGCTCGATTTGTTCCAGATAAGGATTGAGCAACTTTGAATCGTCAGCAATGTTAAAGCGATTAGATTTGCAACTTGATACAACAACTCCAAACCAGTAGAAATGGTGAAATGTCAACCAATCCTGTTTCTGGTCTACCTTCCTGTTCCAGACAAGGAATATATAGTACTTTGTGCCACCAGTTTAGATGAAtgtccacatatgggtgtgatggtcaggttttcCACATACAGTTTGGAACACCTTCTAGTGTACCACAAGGCTGAATGTGTGCATCAATTGGTAATTTATAATGTCTGTTATGTTATACATCAATTCTTCCATAAACTGCTCTGACTTCAAAATGTtagactgttttattttattgagttAAATATTTAGGTTTATGGGCACATGGTGGTTTAGGGGTTATCACCTTTGCTTCATACCTCctaggttgggggttcaattcccaccgctGCAGAGATTGAATGTTCTCAcagtgctgcaggggtttcctccctcagtccaaagacatctatggtaggctgattgacatgtccaaagtgtctgtagtgtatgaatgggtgtgtgaaggtGATTGTTCCCTGCAATGGATTGACACACCGTCCAGagtgtacctcgccttgtgctcccgatgctccctgggataggctccaggttccccgcaacccagtaggataagcggtatagaaaatggacggatggatttTGGTTTACAGTAATATCACTCTCTCCGACTCTGGGCATGTGCTTGgccttcttttctctcttgtaTCTCTCCAGTTGAGAACAATTAACACCAGTGATTGTCTTGTAATGTACATTTTAGTGCATAGTTACATTCTGCCACTACATTACCAGGACATTGCTGTTTTCATATTGAATTTGACAACTGGCTACTTtggaggttaaaaaaaacaaacaaaccaaaactaCAGAGGTCCAGATCTCAATGAGACTATCTAGTTATGGCCATGGCTCCAGATAACCAGTCTACTTGAGGAACTTAATTCTTCAGGAAGGTAAATCTTCCTGATGGAGGAAGTTGAGGTTCACAGTGCACATATTTATTTAGAGGTAAAAATCTCACCAGAATTCTTGACAATATACTGAGAATCTgaaataattatcattattattattataataataagccTCTTCTATGTTTCCTTGCTAGAGAACTGAAAATTTGCCAGTCATATACCATATGttcaaataacaaaatgttGTCCACCTTTTCAATAGTATTCTACACAATTCCTTGTatgaagtaaaaacaaacaagcaaactaCTTTTTTTGGGCAGggttttaattgtttaatcCTGGCATGTAAATGTATCCTGTATCTTTCTTCAGGGGTGGATTTCAAAATGAAGACAATTGACGTCAATGGAATCAAAGCGAGAATGCAGATATGGTGGGTGAGATGATTGATGTCATACTTGTGGTCTATAATCTggatatacagtgggggaaataagtattggacacatcaacatttttttcagtaaatatatttccagtgaggctattcacataaaattttcactagacatctgtattaactcaagaaatccacaaatataaagaattcacaacataaagtccataaataaagttatgtgtaataaagtggaatgacgtaggaaaaaagtattgaacacgctaagtaaaagcagttctccaaggtaaggcaatgaaccagctgaaatccttaagtaattataccccctgtCTGTGCTAATTAATATCAGCtaggttagtaaattgatgctctgtaaaaaggctttttgttaccaaggtgtcacacaagatacatctcatgatggataaaagcaaagagttctcccaagaccttcggaaccttattgttgcaaaacatattgattgAATTGGATACAGACCTATTTccaaacttctgaatcttccagaaAACACCACTGGGGACATTATCTgtaagtggaagcaacatcactccgtcatcaactgaCCACACACAGGAACACCTCGTAAGATTTCTGATCaaggagtcagaagaatagtcagaagagtagcccaagagccaaggaccgctcagaaagagctccagaaacacttgaaggcagcaggtaccatcttcacagagaaaacaataggcaatgcactccacttcTCACAATCACCCCACAAAACTCCGTagctaaagaaaaggcatgtcgaagctcgtttaaagtttgctacaactcatttggacaagcctatgaaatactgggagagtgtagtctggtcagacgagagcaaaatttaacttttgtctgtcatactacacaccatgtttggagaagaaatggcattgCACATTACCATAAAAACACTATagcaacagtgaagtttggaggtggaagcatcatggtgggggctttactgggagattcttgagaagaatctgctgccatccaccaggatgatgaagatgagacgtgggttccagcaggacaacaatccaaagcatacagaaACTCTCAAttagtttcagagaaaaaaaattcaaggtgttagaatggcccagtcaatcacctgacttcaatccaattgaacaagatttaaagacatatgtttagaagaatgggccaaaatcacacctgaatactgcggctgattaatttcttcatacaggaagtgtcttgaagctgtcattacaaacaaaggcttctccactaaatattaaataaatttcagttagcgtgttcaatacttttttcctgtgtcattcctctttattacacataacatcatttatggactttaatgtcatgaattatactttatatttctgtatttcttgaggtaatactgatgtctagtgaaaagttcatgtgaatagcctcattggaaatatatttactgaaaaaaatgttggtgtccaatacttattttccccaaTGTATGGGTATTTTTAGATTATACAAAGTTGCAATTTCAGTCATTGAAGATTAGCTTTGCTCACATATCTGTCTTCTACAGGGACACAGCTGGACAGGAGAGGTACCAAACTATTACAAAGCAATATTACAGACGAGCACAGGTACGGATTATGTGCTAGCCTGTGGCTCTGACCCTTTTCATTACAATAACTAGTATCACTGAACATGTTACAGTTGGAGACCTggagctaaatgtagcctagaTTACTGAGGTTTCAAAGTTTGAGCTCTTTGGACACAGAAGTGTTTCCTTTTCTTCTCCCAGGGAATTTTCCTTGTATACGACATTACCAGCTCCCCCTCCTTCCAACACATAATGAAGTGGATTAGTGACGTTGATGAGGTGAGGAGGCTTTTTTCCCTCTTAAACTTCCCAAGCGCTCATAATCGGTTCTCCAGTGCAATGTCAAATTGTGCTGTTCTAACAGGTTGTATATCTGACCTAACAGTCGATGCCAGcctcacagtttttttttttaatttttattttttattttaactctaGTACGCACCATGCATAGTGCAGAAGATTCTTGTTGGGAACAAACATGATGAGGAGCATCGAAGACAAGTGACCATGGAGCAGGGGAAAAAGGTACCAGTTGCATTTTGTTCTCCAATCCATAAGACCAAGAACAGGTTTTTGAACTGTTACCTGGCTGGTACGTTCGGAATAAAATTCACTCTGACACAACTCCAGGGTCTCTGATTCAATCCTgaactcaggttactgtctgtgcagagtttcacatGTGTCCTTGTGAATTTCCTCAAGGGGGGGGACTATGTGAGCGGAGCCTGCATGTTATCCCTGTGCCTCGGGGGCTTCC
Proteins encoded:
- the LOC108269633 gene encoding ras-related protein Rab-15 — translated: MAKQYDVLFRLLLLGDSGVGKTCLLCRLTDNEFLSPHISTIGVDFKMKTIDVNGIKARMQIWDTAGQERYQTITKQYYRRAQGIFLVYDITSSPSFQHIMKWISDVDEYAPCIVQKILVGNKHDEEHRRQVTMEQGKKLAKSYGMDFLETSAFTNYNITEAFTRMTELVLEASRMELDSVLLSNKDDLSTTETEQEHEYSTCSC